In one window of Hymenobacter nivis DNA:
- a CDS encoding efflux RND transporter periplasmic adaptor subunit, with protein sequence MKRLFMLMSLGVLYCTTSCSSKPEEKEEQIKLLTTSPLATDTTITKEYVAQIHAYQHIELRALEKGYLQKIFVDEGQAVTKGQPMFQIMPLVYQADLQKSQAEANYVNIEYKNTKSLADSNIVSKNELALSKAKLNKARADVSLAQTHLQFTSIKAPFNGIMDHFQGRLGSVVNEGDLLTTLSDNSKMWVYFNVPEAEYLAYKEQAKADNVVNVKLLMANNEVFKYPGVVKTIEADFNNETGNIAFRATFPNPGGLLRNGETGSILMTVPLKHVLLIPQKATFEILEKKYVYVVDKNNVVHQREINIASEMPDLYVIKSGISSQDKILLEGLRKVKDGDKISYTYKDPKTVISHLKVYSE encoded by the coding sequence ATGAAAAGATTATTCATGCTTATGAGCTTGGGGGTGTTGTACTGCACCACAAGCTGTTCTAGCAAACCAGAAGAAAAAGAAGAGCAAATCAAGTTGTTGACCACCAGCCCACTGGCTACGGATACGACTATTACCAAGGAGTATGTGGCCCAGATCCACGCCTACCAGCATATTGAGTTGCGGGCCCTGGAAAAAGGCTATTTACAGAAAATATTCGTCGATGAGGGCCAGGCCGTGACCAAGGGACAGCCCATGTTCCAGATTATGCCGCTGGTGTACCAAGCCGACTTGCAAAAGTCGCAGGCCGAGGCCAACTACGTAAACATCGAATACAAGAACACGAAGAGCCTGGCCGACAGCAACATTGTGTCGAAGAACGAGTTAGCCCTGTCCAAGGCCAAGCTCAACAAGGCCCGGGCCGACGTTTCCCTGGCCCAAACCCACCTGCAATTCACGTCCATTAAAGCGCCCTTTAACGGCATTATGGACCACTTCCAAGGCCGGTTGGGCAGCGTGGTGAACGAGGGCGACCTGCTGACGACGCTTTCCGACAACAGCAAAATGTGGGTTTACTTCAACGTGCCCGAGGCCGAATACCTGGCTTACAAAGAGCAGGCCAAGGCTGATAACGTGGTGAATGTGAAGCTGCTGATGGCCAACAACGAGGTATTCAAATACCCCGGCGTAGTGAAGACCATCGAGGCCGACTTCAACAACGAAACCGGCAATATTGCCTTCCGGGCCACCTTCCCCAACCCCGGCGGGCTGCTGCGCAACGGCGAAACCGGCAGCATCCTCATGACGGTGCCGCTCAAGCACGTGCTGCTCATTCCGCAGAAAGCCACGTTCGAAATTCTGGAGAAGAAATACGTGTACGTGGTCGACAAAAACAACGTGGTGCATCAGCGGGAAATAAATATCGCGTCTGAAATGCCCGACCTGTACGTCATTAAATCCGGTATATCCAGCCAGGACAAGATACTGCTGGAGGGCCTGCGTAAGGTGAAGGACGGCGATAAGATAAGCTACACATACAAGGACCCGAAGACGGTTATCTCGCACCTGAAGGTGTACAGCGAGTAG
- a CDS encoding TerB family tellurite resistance protein, with protein sequence MFGFFENEQAKKIKGHLCNLAALAKADGHIDEREMNFIITVGKKNGMGATEVRKIVAGNTNCLSDLPNTDSERFDQIYDLVDMMLSDGIVDENEMDFCIMMAEKLGFRNAIVGVLVRKISQGVKDGLPEDRIKEESLSFLNYNDLPAR encoded by the coding sequence ATGTTTGGTTTTTTTGAAAATGAGCAGGCCAAAAAAATCAAAGGCCACCTTTGCAACCTCGCGGCCTTGGCTAAAGCCGACGGCCACATCGACGAACGCGAGATGAATTTCATCATCACCGTAGGCAAAAAAAATGGAATGGGGGCCACCGAGGTGCGCAAAATTGTGGCCGGCAACACCAATTGCCTCTCCGACCTACCCAACACCGACTCGGAGCGATTCGACCAGATTTATGACCTTGTGGACATGATGCTGTCCGACGGGATTGTGGACGAGAACGAGATGGATTTCTGTATCATGATGGCCGAGAAGCTGGGCTTCCGCAATGCAATAGTGGGTGTGCTGGTTCGCAAAATATCGCAGGGCGTGAAGGACGGCCTACCCGAAGACCGCATCAAAGAGGAGAGCTTGAGCTTTTTGAATTACAACGATCTACCCGCTCGCTAG
- the pfkA gene encoding 6-phosphofructokinase, protein MKRIGVFTSGGDAPGMNAAIRAVVRTATYHGIEVYGIMRGYSGMIRGEFVKLDSASVSNTVQKGGTILKSARSHSFRSKEGRQQAFDQLVNNGIEGLVAIGGNGTFAGAMIFEEEFGIPTVGAPGTIDNDLYGTDYTIGYDTAVNTALECVDKIRDTADSHDRCFFIEVMGRDSGYIAIPCAIGGGAEIVMVPETQMSVEAAIETLRSGWQRHKTSFIVIVAEGDVEGNAHHVAAHIKAAIPQLDTRVTVIGHIQRGGSPTAADRLLGSQIGIAAVEGLMNGMRNVMAGIIDRKLVYTPFIDTISKKKPINQSFMRMVEILST, encoded by the coding sequence ATGAAACGAATTGGAGTCTTTACGAGCGGCGGCGACGCACCGGGCATGAATGCGGCCATCCGGGCGGTGGTGCGCACGGCCACGTACCACGGCATCGAAGTGTACGGCATCATGCGCGGCTATTCGGGCATGATCCGGGGCGAATTTGTGAAACTGGACTCGGCCTCTGTGTCGAACACCGTGCAGAAGGGCGGCACCATCCTCAAGTCGGCCCGCAGCCACTCTTTCCGCAGCAAGGAAGGCCGCCAACAAGCGTTCGACCAACTTGTTAACAACGGTATCGAGGGTTTGGTAGCCATCGGTGGCAACGGCACCTTCGCCGGGGCCATGATTTTTGAGGAGGAGTTTGGCATCCCCACCGTGGGGGCCCCAGGCACCATTGACAACGACCTCTACGGCACGGATTACACCATCGGCTACGACACGGCCGTGAATACGGCCCTGGAATGCGTGGACAAGATCCGCGACACGGCCGACTCGCACGACCGCTGCTTTTTCATCGAAGTGATGGGCCGTGATTCGGGCTACATCGCCATTCCGTGCGCCATCGGCGGCGGGGCCGAAATCGTGATGGTGCCCGAAACGCAGATGAGCGTGGAGGCGGCCATCGAAACGCTGCGCAGCGGTTGGCAGCGCCACAAAACCTCGTTCATCGTCATTGTGGCCGAGGGCGACGTGGAAGGCAACGCCCACCACGTCGCGGCCCACATCAAGGCCGCCATCCCGCAGCTCGACACCCGCGTGACCGTCATCGGCCACATCCAACGCGGGGGCTCGCCCACGGCCGCCGACCGCCTGCTGGGCTCGCAAATCGGCATTGCCGCCGTCGAGGGCCTCATGAACGGCATGCGCAACGTGATGGCCGGCATCATCGACCGCAAGCTGGTCTACACGCCTTTCATCGACACCATCAGCAAGAAGAAACCTATCAACCAGAGCTTTATGCGCATGGTGGAAATCCTGAGCACATAA
- the miaA gene encoding tRNA (adenosine(37)-N6)-dimethylallyltransferase MiaA, which translates to MPDVPTDLLPPEILAQLGPRPDDRRPVLLVVAGPTAVGKTALCVRLAQHFGTEIVSADSRQFFREMCIGTAKPTPAEMQGVPHHFVDSHSIAEEYSAGRFAADALAKLDELFRTHPVVILTGGSGLYVQAVTDGLDELPGVLPEVRAQLQAELATHGLGPLVAELAATDSVAHARIDPQNPQRVLRALEITRGTGRPFSSYHTQDTAARDAARPFRVVKVALTRERDVLYERINQRVENMLAEGLLDEVRALLPQRDWPALQTVGYQEIFGFLAGEYDWAEAVRLLQRNTRRYAKRQLTWLRRDAAYQWVNV; encoded by the coding sequence TTGCCCGACGTCCCGACCGACTTACTGCCCCCGGAAATCCTGGCCCAATTAGGGCCCCGGCCCGACGACCGGCGCCCGGTGCTGCTCGTCGTGGCCGGGCCCACGGCGGTGGGCAAAACTGCCTTGTGTGTGCGGCTGGCCCAACACTTCGGTACCGAAATCGTGTCGGCCGACTCGCGCCAGTTTTTCCGCGAGATGTGCATCGGTACGGCCAAGCCCACACCCGCCGAGATGCAGGGCGTACCGCACCATTTCGTTGACAGCCATAGCATTGCCGAAGAATACAGCGCCGGCCGGTTCGCCGCCGATGCGCTGGCCAAGCTCGACGAGCTATTCCGGACGCACCCCGTGGTCATCCTCACCGGCGGCTCGGGACTGTACGTGCAGGCCGTAACCGACGGCCTCGACGAGCTGCCCGGCGTGCTGCCCGAGGTGCGCGCCCAGCTGCAAGCCGAGTTGGCCACGCACGGCCTGGGGCCCTTGGTGGCCGAGCTGGCCGCCACCGATTCCGTGGCCCATGCCCGCATCGACCCGCAAAACCCCCAGCGCGTGCTCCGGGCCCTGGAAATCACCCGCGGCACGGGCCGGCCGTTTTCGAGCTACCATACCCAGGACACCGCGGCGCGCGACGCGGCGCGGCCCTTCCGGGTCGTCAAAGTTGCCCTCACCCGCGAACGGGACGTGCTATACGAACGCATCAATCAGCGCGTAGAAAATATGCTGGCTGAAGGCTTGCTTGATGAAGTACGGGCCCTGCTGCCCCAGCGCGACTGGCCCGCCCTGCAAACTGTAGGCTACCAGGAAATCTTCGGTTTCCTCGCCGGGGAGTATGATTGGGCCGAGGCCGTGCGCCTGCTTCAGCGCAACACGCGCCGCTACGCCAAGCGCCAGCTCACGTGGCTACGCCGCGATGCGGCCTACCAATGGGTAAATGTTTGA
- a CDS encoding amidase, translating into MLKKLLPALLLGAAGFGAGALVARPTAAEPVTVPLLRAAQELLGLHFTDAQLDSAKGAIGRNRSSYDALRKINLPNAVAPALVFDPVPLRLRLAAPAGKPGPDRMAPIGKVKLPANRDDLAFYTVRQLGELLRTKQVSSVELTEFFLARLRKYSPQLLCVITLTEELAMQQARAADAEIKAGRYRGPLHGVPFGVKDLFSTKTYKTTWGSVPYKDQLLDEDAAVVTRLRDAGAVLVAKFTLGELAMGDVWFGGQTRSPWDLKQGSSGSSAGSASAVAAGLVPFALGTETLGSIVSPSTACGTTGLRPTFGQVSRAGAMALSWSMDKVGPLARSAEDCALVFRAIQGEDPRDVATLLRPRAAADFRCAFDTDVKKMRVGYLKADFESPYPSQGTDKATLDALRKLGVELVPLDLHNLPAGELAFVLSAEGAAAFDDLTRSGRDALLVNQGRNAWPTTFRAARFVPAVEYLQAQRARRVLIEDVDKHLLGLDAYVGPSFNSPSLVITNLTGHPAVVVPNGMRPNGLPATITFTGQLYGEAKLLALAKAYQDATDFDEKHPPLNF; encoded by the coding sequence ATGCTGAAAAAACTACTGCCTGCCTTACTGCTGGGCGCCGCTGGCTTTGGCGCCGGGGCCCTGGTGGCCCGCCCTACCGCCGCCGAACCCGTGACCGTGCCGCTGCTGCGCGCCGCCCAGGAACTGCTGGGCCTGCACTTCACCGATGCCCAGCTTGACTCGGCCAAGGGCGCCATCGGGCGCAACCGCAGCAGCTACGACGCGCTGCGCAAAATCAACCTGCCCAACGCCGTGGCCCCCGCGCTCGTGTTCGACCCCGTGCCGCTGCGCCTGCGCCTGGCCGCGCCCGCCGGCAAGCCGGGCCCCGACCGGATGGCGCCCATCGGCAAAGTAAAGCTGCCCGCTAACCGCGACGATCTGGCCTTTTACACCGTGCGGCAACTGGGCGAGCTGCTGCGCACCAAGCAGGTATCGTCGGTAGAGCTGACGGAGTTTTTCCTGGCGCGGCTGCGCAAATATTCGCCGCAACTGCTGTGCGTTATCACCCTCACCGAGGAGCTGGCCATGCAGCAGGCCCGCGCCGCCGACGCTGAAATCAAGGCCGGCCGCTACCGGGGCCCCCTGCACGGCGTACCCTTCGGCGTGAAGGATTTATTCAGTACTAAAACCTATAAAACCACCTGGGGCTCGGTGCCTTACAAAGACCAACTGCTGGACGAGGACGCCGCCGTGGTGACGCGCCTGCGCGACGCCGGGGCCGTGCTGGTGGCCAAGTTTACGCTGGGCGAGCTGGCGATGGGCGACGTGTGGTTTGGCGGCCAAACCCGCTCGCCGTGGGACCTTAAGCAGGGTTCCAGCGGCTCGTCGGCGGGCTCGGCCTCGGCCGTGGCTGCGGGGCTCGTACCCTTTGCGCTGGGCACCGAAACGCTGGGCTCCATCGTGAGCCCTAGCACGGCCTGCGGCACTACCGGCCTGCGCCCCACCTTCGGGCAGGTGAGCCGCGCCGGCGCTATGGCCCTGAGTTGGAGCATGGATAAAGTAGGGCCCCTGGCCCGTTCGGCCGAGGATTGCGCGCTGGTATTCCGGGCCATTCAGGGCGAAGACCCGCGCGACGTGGCCACGCTGCTGCGCCCACGCGCCGCCGCCGATTTCCGCTGCGCCTTCGATACCGATGTGAAAAAAATGCGCGTGGGCTACCTCAAGGCCGATTTTGAATCGCCGTACCCTTCGCAGGGTACCGATAAGGCCACGCTCGACGCGCTGCGCAAGCTGGGCGTCGAGCTGGTGCCGCTCGACCTGCACAACCTGCCCGCCGGTGAGCTGGCCTTCGTGCTCAGCGCCGAGGGCGCGGCGGCGTTCGACGACCTCACCCGCTCGGGCCGCGACGCGCTGCTGGTGAACCAAGGCCGCAACGCCTGGCCCACCACGTTCCGGGCCGCCCGCTTCGTGCCGGCCGTGGAGTACCTCCAGGCCCAGCGCGCCCGCCGCGTGCTGATAGAAGACGTGGACAAGCACCTGCTGGGCCTCGACGCCTACGTGGGCCCCTCGTTCAACAGCCCCAGCCTGGTCATCACCAATCTTACCGGCCACCCGGCCGTGGTAGTGCCCAATGGCATGCGCCCCAACGGCTTGCCCGCCACTATCACCTTCACCGGGCAGCTTTACGGCGAGGCCAAGCTGCTGGCCCTAGCCAAGGCCTACCAGGACGCCACCGACTTCGACGAGAAACACCCACCGCTGAATTTTTAA
- a CDS encoding glycosyltransferase, producing MMPPGKNQLPPRRPPAGPRLLFAATTDLVHDQRMQRICGSLQAAGYQVELVGWARPASGALPAQSYRQHRLRGWFQTGKLFYLEYNLRLLLHLLRRRADAWCAVDLDTALPMWLRARLGGQPLVYDAHELFTETPEVVGRPAVQRTWRWVEGFVVPRARLAYTVGPALARVFEARHGRPFAVVRNASRPGPPVAAAAAAAPGGGGGYVLYQGVLNVGRGLEALLDAMPQVCGRLVLCGEGDCSAALRARAAGLGLLASGQVEFRGYVRPDALRAVTAQAAVGVMLLENRGLSYYYSLANKFFDYVHAGIPQVLIDFPEYRALNDTYDVADLVADLDPGALAAALNRLLPGGDAARAQQLAANCRRAAPHLSWEREEKVLVGLYAGLFRAPGM from the coding sequence ATGATGCCGCCGGGAAAAAATCAGTTGCCGCCGCGGCGGCCTCCCGCCGGGCCCCGGCTGCTCTTCGCCGCCACCACTGATTTAGTGCACGACCAGCGCATGCAGCGCATCTGTGGTAGCCTGCAAGCGGCTGGCTACCAGGTAGAATTGGTAGGATGGGCGCGGCCCGCCTCGGGGGCCCTGCCGGCCCAAAGCTACCGCCAGCACCGCCTGCGCGGCTGGTTCCAAACGGGTAAGCTGTTCTATCTCGAATACAACCTGCGCCTGCTGCTGCACCTGCTGCGCCGGCGCGCCGATGCCTGGTGCGCCGTCGACCTTGACACGGCCCTGCCCATGTGGCTGCGCGCTCGCCTGGGCGGCCAGCCGCTGGTGTACGACGCTCACGAGCTGTTCACCGAAACGCCCGAAGTGGTGGGCCGGCCCGCCGTGCAGCGCACCTGGCGCTGGGTGGAGGGCTTCGTGGTGCCCCGCGCCCGGCTGGCCTACACCGTGGGCCCGGCCCTGGCGCGGGTGTTTGAGGCGCGCCACGGCCGGCCGTTTGCCGTGGTGCGCAACGCCAGCCGCCCGGGGCCCCCAGTTGCAGCGGCGGCGGCAGCGGCGCCCGGGGGGGGCGGCGGCTACGTCCTCTATCAGGGCGTACTGAACGTGGGCCGCGGCCTGGAAGCCCTGCTCGACGCCATGCCGCAGGTGTGCGGCCGCCTGGTGCTGTGCGGCGAGGGCGACTGCTCGGCCGCGCTGCGGGCCCGGGCGGCGGGCCTAGGGCTGCTGGCCTCGGGGCAGGTGGAGTTTCGGGGCTACGTGCGGCCCGACGCGCTGCGGGCCGTCACGGCCCAGGCGGCGGTGGGGGTGATGCTGCTCGAAAACCGTGGCCTTAGCTATTACTACTCGTTGGCCAACAAGTTCTTCGACTACGTGCACGCCGGCATTCCGCAGGTGCTCATCGACTTCCCCGAGTACCGGGCCCTGAACGATACCTACGACGTGGCCGACCTCGTGGCCGATCTCGACCCCGGAGCCCTGGCCGCGGCCCTCAACCGCCTGCTGCCCGGCGGCGACGCCGCCCGCGCCCAGCAGCTGGCCGCCAACTGCCGCCGCGCCGCCCCGCACCTGAGCTGGGAGCGCGAGGAAAAAGTGCTGGTGGGCTTGTACGCCGGCTTGTTCAGGGCCCCGGGAATGTAG
- a CDS encoding PAS domain S-box protein, with protein MSPSHTVPPPTPVVPPLPALFDQLGQSYVLADRQGLVVDVNATFLALTGYERAQVLGRSFYRLFVPPSERAAREQAHQDFVQRERLDNGLECAVLTRAGYVRLLRWQGGFARDASGQITGLWLAGQEIADRSASPIALAGHDGSHLQEFLDNAQDLVMHLSADNNLLFVNKAWKEKLGYTDADLAHHSLTDVVHPYYKAKLLYQLRNLYEGEPVNKIETVFLTSTGKPVHLIGSLSAVREPGQPVSGHAILHDITDRIKAERLQKVYYSIANLAISAKNLAALYGAIHRELSKIIETSNLFIALCDDARTELQFAYYVDQHPQPRAHAPRPFSSGISEYVIRGGQPRYITRAEMQQLVQDGTITSFGLMPEVMLASPLSVGERIIGVLVVQDYHRPDAYAPGDLDVLHFISNQVALAIERKRNEEQIQRQNARLNAIFESGSHLMWTVDGRGRLASFNRNYGAYFLRRNGAPATRGLDLRVADLARMDDEPRSIFTQYYQLAETGQPQRFEVRLRDLRGRDLWIEVHLNPIYLGDGSFEEISAIAHDITEQKRAQLALEAQEEKFRSIFESFQDVYYRTDEAGLLTIVSPSVYDVLGYEPHEVLGRPVQDFYYEATTTDRLASLVEHTGGLRNFETAMRHRAGHPVSVLINARRAVQGAPGSEGIARDVTELHQMQDDLRLAKNTAEAALEAKTQFLANMSHELRTPMNGIIGMIDLLNQTVNTDEQREYVDTLRKSSDALLTILNDILDLSKIQAGKMRLQEGALELKAVLERIRSLFLYRAEQKRLVFTYHITPHTPRFIVTDEVRLLQILSNLVANALKFTNEGTVSVVVSSVATDGDYHTVRFAVQDSGIGISSDDASRLFTNFTQLDTTSSKTYGGTGLGLAISRQLSELLGGEIGVFSDTGQGSVFWFTIRCRQAQFEDLPVLLPAAEGPVQAFLTPPHILLVDDNPINQKVGQRLLHKLGCVVDVAIDGPDAIARATALGANYDLIFMDIQMPDMDGITATREIRARLGTGCPPVVAMTAYSMQEDASRFMRQGMDDYVGKPVKTQRLHEVLHRWVRPRPARRTRAVAEPPGPLALLAAPAPTVAPEAVAEPAAGPVPAAPVAAPVVAAPAASLEPVLDVAVLQQLQELGGPEFAADLYREFEEEAGQLLAEAAPLAKTANETNGTALLSPLHQLKGTAATVGAVALAAQARVLEIQLKANPAADVKDNFLVLQHYFVAFTEAYASALALPADAASG; from the coding sequence ATGTCGCCTTCCCACACGGTTCCGCCGCCCACGCCCGTCGTTCCCCCGTTGCCCGCGCTATTCGATCAATTGGGGCAATCGTATGTACTGGCCGACCGGCAGGGGCTGGTGGTGGACGTGAACGCGACGTTCCTGGCTCTCACCGGCTACGAGCGGGCGCAGGTGCTGGGGCGCTCGTTTTACCGCCTGTTTGTGCCGCCCAGCGAACGCGCCGCCCGCGAGCAGGCCCACCAGGACTTCGTGCAGCGCGAACGCCTCGACAACGGCCTGGAGTGCGCCGTGCTGACACGCGCCGGCTACGTGCGCCTGCTGCGCTGGCAGGGTGGTTTTGCCCGCGACGCCAGCGGCCAGATAACGGGCCTGTGGCTGGCGGGCCAGGAAATTGCCGACCGCAGCGCCTCCCCGATCGCGCTGGCCGGCCACGACGGCTCGCACTTACAGGAGTTTCTTGACAACGCCCAGGACCTGGTGATGCACCTGAGCGCCGATAACAACCTGCTCTTCGTGAACAAGGCCTGGAAGGAAAAGCTCGGCTACACCGACGCCGACCTGGCCCACCACTCCCTCACCGACGTAGTGCACCCCTACTACAAGGCCAAGCTGCTCTACCAGCTGCGCAACCTGTACGAGGGCGAGCCGGTGAACAAAATCGAAACGGTATTCCTCACCAGCACCGGCAAGCCGGTGCACCTCATCGGCAGCCTAAGCGCCGTGCGCGAACCCGGCCAGCCGGTGAGCGGCCACGCCATCCTGCACGACATCACCGACCGCATCAAGGCCGAGCGCCTGCAAAAGGTGTACTACAGCATCGCCAACCTGGCCATCAGCGCCAAGAATTTGGCCGCCCTCTACGGGGCCATCCACCGCGAGCTGAGCAAGATCATCGAAACCAGCAACCTGTTCATTGCCCTCTGCGACGACGCCCGCACCGAGCTGCAGTTTGCTTATTACGTCGACCAGCACCCCCAGCCCCGGGCCCACGCCCCGCGGCCGTTCTCGTCGGGCATCTCGGAATACGTCATCCGCGGCGGACAGCCGCGCTACATCACCCGCGCCGAAATGCAGCAGCTAGTGCAGGACGGCACCATCACGTCCTTCGGGCTGATGCCAGAGGTGATGCTGGCCTCGCCCCTGAGCGTGGGCGAGCGCATCATCGGGGTGCTGGTCGTTCAGGACTACCACCGCCCCGACGCTTACGCGCCCGGCGACCTGGACGTGCTCCACTTCATCTCGAACCAGGTGGCGCTGGCCATCGAGCGCAAGCGCAACGAGGAGCAGATCCAGCGCCAGAACGCGCGCCTGAACGCCATTTTTGAGAGCGGCTCGCACCTGATGTGGACCGTGGACGGGCGCGGCCGCCTGGCCTCGTTCAACCGCAACTACGGGGCCTACTTCCTGCGCCGCAACGGGGCCCCGGCCACCCGCGGCCTCGACCTGCGCGTGGCCGACCTGGCCCGCATGGACGACGAGCCCCGCTCGATCTTTACGCAATACTACCAGCTGGCCGAAACCGGGCAGCCCCAGCGCTTTGAGGTGCGCCTGCGCGACCTGCGCGGCCGCGACCTCTGGATTGAGGTGCACCTGAACCCGATTTACCTCGGCGACGGCTCGTTTGAGGAGATTTCGGCCATCGCCCACGACATCACCGAGCAGAAGCGGGCCCAGTTGGCTCTGGAGGCCCAGGAAGAGAAGTTTCGCTCCATTTTCGAGTCGTTTCAGGACGTGTACTACCGCACCGACGAGGCGGGCTTACTCACCATCGTCAGCCCCTCGGTGTACGACGTGCTGGGCTACGAGCCCCACGAGGTGCTGGGCCGCCCGGTGCAGGATTTCTACTACGAAGCCACTACCACCGACCGCCTGGCCAGCTTGGTGGAGCACACCGGCGGCCTGCGCAACTTCGAAACTGCCATGCGCCACCGCGCCGGCCACCCCGTAAGCGTGCTCATCAACGCCCGCCGGGCTGTGCAGGGGGCCCCCGGCAGCGAGGGCATTGCCCGCGACGTGACGGAGCTGCACCAGATGCAGGACGACCTGCGCCTGGCCAAAAACACGGCCGAGGCCGCCCTGGAGGCCAAAACGCAGTTCCTGGCCAACATGAGCCACGAATTGCGCACGCCCATGAACGGCATCATCGGCATGATTGACCTGCTGAACCAGACGGTGAACACCGACGAGCAGCGCGAGTACGTGGATACGCTGCGCAAGAGCAGCGACGCGCTGCTCACCATCCTCAACGACATCCTCGACCTGAGCAAGATCCAGGCCGGCAAGATGCGCTTGCAGGAAGGGGCCCTGGAGCTGAAGGCCGTGCTGGAGCGTATCCGCTCGCTGTTTCTGTACCGGGCCGAGCAGAAGCGCCTCGTCTTCACCTACCACATCACGCCCCACACGCCGCGCTTCATCGTGACGGACGAGGTGCGGCTGCTGCAAATCCTCTCCAACCTGGTGGCCAACGCCCTCAAGTTTACCAACGAGGGCACGGTGAGCGTGGTGGTGTCGTCGGTGGCTACCGACGGTGACTACCACACCGTACGCTTCGCAGTGCAGGACTCGGGCATCGGCATTTCGTCCGACGACGCTTCGCGGCTCTTCACCAACTTCACCCAGCTCGACACCACCTCCAGCAAAACCTACGGCGGCACGGGGCTGGGGCTAGCCATCAGCCGCCAGCTGTCCGAGCTGCTGGGCGGTGAGATCGGCGTATTCTCCGACACCGGCCAGGGCAGCGTGTTCTGGTTCACCATCCGCTGCCGCCAGGCCCAGTTCGAAGACCTGCCCGTGCTGCTGCCCGCCGCCGAGGGCCCCGTGCAGGCGTTCCTCACCCCGCCCCACATCCTACTCGTCGACGACAACCCCATCAACCAGAAAGTGGGCCAGCGCCTGCTGCACAAGCTGGGCTGCGTGGTGGACGTGGCCATCGACGGCCCCGACGCCATTGCCCGGGCTACGGCGCTGGGGGCCAACTACGACCTGATTTTCATGGACATCCAGATGCCCGACATGGACGGCATTACGGCCACCCGCGAGATCCGGGCACGCCTGGGCACCGGCTGCCCGCCTGTGGTGGCCATGACGGCCTACTCGATGCAGGAAGACGCCAGCCGCTTCATGCGCCAGGGCATGGACGACTACGTGGGCAAGCCCGTGAAAACCCAGCGCCTGCACGAGGTGCTGCACCGCTGGGTGCGGCCCCGCCCCGCCCGCCGCACCCGTGCCGTCGCCGAGCCCCCCGGGCCCCTGGCCCTGCTGGCCGCCCCGGCCCCTACGGTGGCCCCCGAAGCCGTAGCAGAGCCCGCTGCCGGGCCTGTACCCGCCGCGCCGGTGGCCGCGCCCGTGGTGGCTGCGCCGGCCGCCAGCTTGGAACCGGTGCTCGACGTGGCCGTGCTGCAACAGCTACAGGAGCTGGGCGGCCCCGAGTTTGCGGCCGACCTGTACCGCGAGTTTGAGGAGGAGGCCGGGCAGCTGCTGGCCGAGGCCGCCCCGCTAGCCAAAACTGCCAACGAAACCAACGGCACGGCGCTGCTCTCGCCCCTGCACCAGCTCAAGGGCACGGCCGCCACTGTGGGCGCGGTGGCCCTCGCGGCGCAGGCCCGGGTGCTCGAAATCCAACTCAAGGCGAACCCCGCCGCCGATGTAAAAGATAATTTTCTCGTGTTGCAGCATTACTTTGTAGCGTTTACGGAAGCTTACGCGTCGGCACTGGCCCTGCCCGCCGACGCTGCTTCCGGCTAA
- a CDS encoding response regulator, which produces MPPETSTKTVLIAEDSSVILNLTRKILELQKYKIVLARNGGEVIKQLEANPVDCVLMDINIPVMDGMECTRVIRRHPDPAINQLPVIAITGNANNYSMEQFREAGVTDYLPKPLDFDALVRVVKQYVS; this is translated from the coding sequence ATGCCCCCCGAAACCAGCACGAAAACTGTGCTCATCGCCGAAGACAGCTCCGTCATTCTCAACCTGACCCGCAAAATATTAGAGCTACAAAAATACAAAATTGTGCTGGCCCGCAACGGCGGCGAAGTAATTAAGCAACTGGAAGCCAACCCGGTAGACTGCGTGTTGATGGACATTAACATCCCCGTGATGGACGGCATGGAGTGCACCCGCGTCATCCGCCGCCACCCCGACCCGGCCATCAACCAACTGCCGGTCATCGCCATTACCGGCAACGCCAACAACTACTCCATGGAGCAGTTCCGCGAAGCCGGCGTAACCGACTACTTGCCCAAGCCGCTGGATTTCGACGCCCTGGTACGCGTGGTGAAACAGTACGTGAGCTAG